DNA sequence from the Antarctobacter heliothermus genome:
AGGGCGATCTTGGCGAGCCTGTTCTTGGCGACGCGGACCGAAGTTTCGGCAGCGCTTGCGCGCCCCCGCAGGTCCGTCATCTCGGCAACCGTGAGACCTTCGTAGCGGGCAACCACCACGACGCCAGAGCTTTCGAAGATCTGGCCGAGTTCCTCGACCACCTTTTCTTTCTGAGCTCTATCCACAGTTTCACTCCAGTTGTTGGAGGGCGGACCCTCCGGCTCATTTTGCCCGGGGGATGGCCCCGGACGGAATGTCCGATTTGGGTCGACGCATCACGGAGGGGCCTGGGCCGATCCGATGGGAACGGGGTTGCCGTTCCGCGAAGATGTCTCTTCCCGCCTCAGGCAGGAATTACAGGCATCTAGCCAACCCACCGTCTCGGACGAATACATGTCCCGCACGACGAATCGCACGTTTCACGCAGGCCTCTCACTTATCACTCTTGCGAGGGATGCCAAGGGGGCATGCCGCCGGAGCGGAGAAAATCTTTCATATGCCACCGCGCGCCGCACGCAGCGCGCGGGAAAAGTCCGCTGGATCCATGATCCGGTAAAGCTCGCGTATCAAAGGTGAGATATGCGCCATCTGGTGTGCTGCCTCAAAACTGTCGGCTTGCGCCAGAAACCCTTCGTCGTACAGGAATTCATCCGAATAGCCCGGCAGAAACCAAGCAATATCAAACGGCACGGCCCCGGCATCCAGCTTATTGACAGTTCGGGCCAGCACGTTTGTACAGTTCGAAAACAACGTATTGTACCAGCGCGGCGTCTCGGCGATTTCGGCAGTCTCCTCCAGCATCGCCGTCATAACCGCTTTCTGCTGGGCCAGCGGGATCGCCAGAGGGTAGAGATACAGTTGATCGCCGGCGTAGAATTCGCTGTTGCCGTACATGTCGCGCTCTGTTGTCCAGACAAACATGTACTCAAAGATCGGCAACATTGCTGCCTTGGCGGCGCTGTAGGCCTCCCCCTTTTCCCGGCGCGCCTCGATTGAGGCGACGTAGGCTGTGCCATCGGCAAATGAAAAAGCCAGCATCGTATGGGCGATGGCATCCACCGCGCCAAAGGGTTCAAGCAAAAAATAGGCTTGTTCCAACGTGTCGGGATCAATGTCCCGCGTGATCCATTCCTGCCGCGCGATTGTGCCATCCATTCCGTAGTTCCAATTGCGGATGTCTTCGACACGGAAACGGCCATCCCGCTCTGTCACCTGCGGCAGGCGGCTGTAGTCGTCGCGCCAATCGCGATCATGCGAGGCCGTCGTCAACTGCCAGTTCAGGTAAAGCCCGCCAATCAAAAGCAGGGGCAACAATAGCAAGAAGCGTTTCATAAGGACGCTCTAGCCTATCGCCGTGCCATCAGGAAGACGCACTTCGCACGGCGGTGTCGGGCGCATCAATGTCCGGCGGACCGGTCCAATGGCGGAATTGCCGCCCAAGCAGCGACAGCAAATCGCGTTTCGACACCGGCTTGCTCAACACCTCGTCCATGCCTGCCGCACGATAGCTTGAAACCTGATGACTCAGGACATTGGCTGTCACCCCGACGATGAACGCAGGTGTCGCCCCCTCTGCCGCCTCTCTGTCGCGAATGATCCTGGTGGCCGCGACGCCGCCCATTACCGGCATCTGAACATCCATAAGAATAACCTCGCAAGAGGTGTCACGGAGCGTGTCCACCGCCTCCTGGCCTGTATCCGCAAACAACGTCTGCGCCTGCGTCTTGGCCAGGAAGCGCGACAGGATCAGCCTGTTGGTGGCATTGTCGTCCGCCACTAGGATCCGCATCCCATCCAGATCCGGCACAGCGGCCGGTTCGGCACGGACCTGACTGGCCTCATCGGTGCTGGCCGCGCGCAACGGCAAATCGCAAAAGAATGTCGCGCCATGGCCCGGCCTGCTCACGACCATAAGGTCACCGCCCATAGCCTGACAAAGTTGACGAGAAATCGTCAGCCCCAGCCCGCTGCCGCCGTGCTGACGGGTGATGCTCGAATCCGCCTGCATGAACGGCTCAAAGATGCGCGACTGCGCTGCCCTATCAATTCCAAGGCCGCTGTCCAACACCGCGATCACCAGGCGACGGCCCTCAAGATCGGGCCGCACCCGCACCTTTACGCCCCCCTCGCGGGTGAACTTCACCGCATTTGCAATCAGATTGTGCAGCACCTGCCGAATGCGAATTTCGTCCCCCATCAGAACGGGCGGCAGATTATCCTGAATATCCAGCGTCAGATAGAGACCCTTCTCGCGTGCCCGCGCACTGTATAAAGCGCAGGCGGCAGTGACGAGATCTTTCAGAACAAAAGCGCGTTCATCAACGCCAAGCTGTCCGGCCTCGATGCGTGACAGGTCGAGCACATCGTTGATTGTTCCTAACAGCACCGCGCCCGATTGCTCGATCACTCGTAGGCAGCTTGTCTGATCCTCTGTCATGGTGGTTTCAGACAATTCCGATGCCATTCCCAGAATCCCGTTCAGGGGCGTTCGGATTTCGTGGCTGACATTGGCAAGAAACCGGGTCTTAGCGGCATTCGCGTCCGCTGCCTCACGCCGCAACACCGCCTCCCTTCTTTGACCACGATTGGCAAAGTATACCTCGGCCAGGACGTAGGTCAGCAGGATCGCAATCAGCGAAAAGGCCCCCCACTGGATTCGCATTTGGGCGATTCTTTCGGACGTGGTGCTAGCGAACCGCTCTACCGGGTCACGAACGCCGAAGGTGATTGACCAAACCCGGCGAGACTCCAGGGCGAGCCCGGACAACGCCTCCACGAATTTTTCGAGTTGGATGCGGTCCGGTGGGCCTGCCCCGTTGATCACCAGATCGTTGGCCTCCAGCAACACTGCATACTCTGTCAAGACCGTGTCAAACACAGCCCCGAGCCGGGCAGCATCCCGACCAGCGACATCGACCCTGCTCCACAGGATATCGAACCGAAGCCTGACGTCAGCGAGGTCTGTCCGCCCAGCCCAATGGGCTTCGATTGAGGAAACTGTCCGCTGGCTTTCGAAGTGCAGCTCGCTCATCGACCAAAGGCCGGCGGTCACCAAATGCACCGTATTTGCGCGGTTTTTGACATGCGCCTGCTCGAAGACAAACAGGAGCACGGCCAGCGCCACCGCGACGCAAAGCGCCGTCAGTGCCCGTAGCGCGCGCGCGTTGTCCTGTAGCCACCGCACCACAGCCCCGCCTTAACGCTGCACCTGGATCCGGTCCAATTGCCAGATCATACGCGAGCCCAATTCATCATCGATCACGTCGGCACTGTCAGAGGGGTAGATGACCCAGATCGGGCCCTTTTCGCGCATTCGCATCGCCCGTCCATTGTGATCGAGCGCAAGCAAAACGTCATACGCGTCTGCGTCCGACACCGGAATGCCGATCGAGAAGTCATTCAACGCCGTCGCCATGAGCGTGCCGCTGTCGACGTCAATCGTCTCCAGCAACGATGCCAGAGTCGGACCTGCAAACTTT
Encoded proteins:
- a CDS encoding lipoprotein N-acyltransferase Lnb domain-containing protein; translated protein: MKRFLLLLPLLLIGGLYLNWQLTTASHDRDWRDDYSRLPQVTERDGRFRVEDIRNWNYGMDGTIARQEWITRDIDPDTLEQAYFLLEPFGAVDAIAHTMLAFSFADGTAYVASIEARREKGEAYSAAKAAMLPIFEYMFVWTTERDMYGNSEFYAGDQLYLYPLAIPLAQQKAVMTAMLEETAEIAETPRWYNTLFSNCTNVLARTVNKLDAGAVPFDIAWFLPGYSDEFLYDEGFLAQADSFEAAHQMAHISPLIRELYRIMDPADFSRALRAARGGI
- a CDS encoding ATP-binding protein, with product MRWLQDNARALRALTALCVAVALAVLLFVFEQAHVKNRANTVHLVTAGLWSMSELHFESQRTVSSIEAHWAGRTDLADVRLRFDILWSRVDVAGRDAARLGAVFDTVLTEYAVLLEANDLVINGAGPPDRIQLEKFVEALSGLALESRRVWSITFGVRDPVERFASTTSERIAQMRIQWGAFSLIAILLTYVLAEVYFANRGQRREAVLRREAADANAAKTRFLANVSHEIRTPLNGILGMASELSETTMTEDQTSCLRVIEQSGAVLLGTINDVLDLSRIEAGQLGVDERAFVLKDLVTAACALYSARAREKGLYLTLDIQDNLPPVLMGDEIRIRQVLHNLIANAVKFTREGGVKVRVRPDLEGRRLVIAVLDSGLGIDRAAQSRIFEPFMQADSSITRQHGGSGLGLTISRQLCQAMGGDLMVVSRPGHGATFFCDLPLRAASTDEASQVRAEPAAVPDLDGMRILVADDNATNRLILSRFLAKTQAQTLFADTGQEAVDTLRDTSCEVILMDVQMPVMGGVAATRIIRDREAAEGATPAFIVGVTANVLSHQVSSYRAAGMDEVLSKPVSKRDLLSLLGRQFRHWTGPPDIDAPDTAVRSASS